CGCGCCCTCGCAGCTGACACTGATCACCAGCAAGAAGTCACCCGCCGAAAGCTGGGCACCGCCGATCGGCATCCTGAAGCGCGCGAAGTAGCGCCTGGGGGATCAGAATCTTCAGGTCAGGACGCTGTGGAGGCGGCCTGCGGAAAGTATCGCCTGCGGACAGCATCACCTGCGGACAGCATCACCTGTGGGCAGCATCACCTGTGAGCAGCATCACCTGTGGGAGCGGCGGCCTCGCCGCGATACGCTCTCTGCACAGCGATGGTCGCAGCACGATCGCGGCGAGGCCGCCGCTCCCACAAGGTAGCTCCCACAAGGTGGCTCCCACAAGGTGGCTCCACAGGGTAGCCACCGCACGACCGCCTCACTGAGCGTGACTGCGGTCTCTGTGCCGCCTCACTCCGCCTGACCCGTCGACGCCCGGACGAGCGGAACATAAGGCAGTCTGAACTCGGCAGTGGTACCGACGCCGGGCGCGCTGCGCACGTCGATGCGGCCGCGCATCAGCTCGGCCATGCGCTTGCTGATCGCCAGCCCGAGACCGCTGCCGCCGAAACGTCGGGTGGTCGAGCCGTCACCCTGCTGGAACGGATTGAACAGCTGCTCGAGCTGCGGTGCGGTCATGCCGATGCCGGTATCGGTCACCGCGAATGCGAGCTGCCCGTCCTGCAGCGACGCCGACAGCACGACGCAGCCGCGCTCGGTGTACTTGACCGCATTCGACAGCAGATTGAACAGCACCTGCCCGATGCGGATCGGGTCGCCAAGGCAGGTGTCGGGCAGGTCCGCCGCCCGTTCGACCCGCAACTCGAGCCCCTTTGCCTGCGCGAGGACCTGCACCAGATCCACTGCGTGTTCGATGACCTCGTGCAGATCGACCGACACCTGTTCCATCACCAGCTTGCCGGCTTCGATCTTCGAAAAGTCGAGCACATCCTCGATGACACCGAGCAGCCGGATGCCCGACGCCTGGATCTTCTCGAAGGCCTCGCGCGATTTGTCTATGTTGCGGTGGTTGCGCAGGCCTATCTCGGCGAACCCGAGCACACCGTTGAGTGGCGTGCGTATTTCATGGCTCATGTTGGCGATGAATTCGCTGCGCATGCGCGCCAGTTGCTCGGCGGCCGCCAGTGCGCGCTCGCCAGCCCGCGCCGCGGCGTGCTGAGCGCTCATGTCGACAAAGCTGATGACGGCGCCGGTGATGTCGCCGCGCTGCACCACGGGATGCACCTCATACATGACCGGAATGGCATGTCCATCGGCGTGCCAATACACCTCGTCGTCGACGCGCAGTTTGCTGCCCGACACCAGCGCGCTGTGACTCGGGCATTCTCCCAGCGGGTAGGGCGAGCCATCGGGTCGGCTGTGGTGGAACAGCGCATGGCCCGAGGTGCCGATCAACCTGTCGGCCGGATAGCCCAGCATGCTGCAGGTCGCCGGGTTGACGAAGGTGATGATGCCCTGTGTATCCACGCCGAACAGACCGGCCGCGCTCGACTGCACGATGTGCATGGCGCGTGCCTCGGTGTCGATCAGCTCGGCGGTGCGTTGCGCGACCAGATCTTCCAGGTTGCGGCGGTGCTGCTCCAGTTCGATTTCGCTGCGTTTGCGTTCGCTGATGTCACGCCCCACCTCGACCATGGCGCGCCGCTGCTGTGCGTCGTCGAACAGCGGCACACGGATCACTTCATGCCAGGTCGGCCGGCCATCGGCATCGACGCCGTGCTCTTCGGTGCGCGATGGTCCTGCGGCGGCCCATGCAGCGTCCTCGTACGCACGCACCACCGCCAGCCGATGGGCCAGTTCCGGGTGTCGGGCAATCAGTTCAGCATCGGTGCAGCCCTGCCAGTCATCGGCTCCGAGTCCGAAATTCCGCAGACATACACTGTTGGCCATCAGCCAGCGGTCGTTGGCATCCTTGAAGCGGATCGAATCGGGCACCACTTCGATCAGCGTCTGCAGTTGCGCCTTGCGCTCGGCGAGCGCCCGGCCGCTGCGTTCGGCATCCCCGATCTTGCGCAGCAGGCCACCGCCAAGCAGCGCCGACAGCAGTGCAAAACCGCCCGCCAGACCGAAGGCGACCCTTACTTCGTCATCCCAGGACGCCAGGTAATCGTCGCTCGCGGTGGCGGCGACAACCACCATCGGCACGCTTTCCATGCGCCGCAAGGTCACGATGCGTTCGTAACCGTCGGCGCCGACCGGTGTGTAGTAGGTCGTGACGCGCGCGCCCTCGCTGTAAAGCTTCATCATTTCGGGCGATACACCACGATTCCCGATCTGGCCGGCCGGCTTGTCCGGAATCGGCGGCTGGCGAGCGATCAGACCAAGTTCGGCATCACGCAATATCAGCGTGCCGTACGTACCGAGATCATAGCGACCGAGCACTTCGGAAAAATGGTCCACGGTAATGGGCGCCGCTATCACCCCGGCGAAGCGACCATCCGGATGGTTGTAGCGCAGCGTGAACGCCACGATGTACTTCTGCGCGACGCGGCCGAGGATCGGGTTCGTCACCCGTATCGCGTCCCCGGCCTGTTCGCGGTGCCAGGCGAAGTAGTCGCGGTCCGACCAGCTGGCGCGCACGGTGTCGCTGACGCCCCTGCCCAGAATGACAACGCCTTCGGCGTCGGCCACGCGAAACGACTCCAGCTCGGGCAGGCGGTCAGCATGGCGCTCGAGCATCCTGTTCATCTGCGGTACGTCGATACGGCCATCGGCCAGATCGCGCTCGAGCTCATCCGCGACAACGCGCAGTGCGAATTCGATCTTGCCGATGCTGTTCGACAGCGTCTGCTCGAGCGCGATTGCGACGTTCTGGGTCATCGATTCCGCTTCCAGTTCGTGCTGCGTGCGGCTTTGCAGCACCGAATGCACGGACAGTGCGAGCACCAGTACGTTGAAAACGACCAGAGCCCCGATCAGCCGGAGGCGAAGGGCGCGTGACGGGGCTCCGGGATTGAGCGCAATGCCGCTCACCCTTCAAACTTTCTATGCCGGACCGCGGCGCCTGGCCGGGCAGTGAAAACCCGGCCCGGGACGTCTGCCGCAAGACAATGGAAATGCCGCACCGCACGAAAACCAGGAGAACAAGACCGGCGGGAAGAATACGCCCTTGTGCATAGACTGACACATTGAATGCACGGTCTATTGATCTACGCTTACCTTTCTCGCAGACGAGACGGTTCAGCGTCGCCAGGCGGCCCAGGCCAGCACCAGCCAGCCAGCAATGAACGCCAGCCCGCCCAGCGGCGTCACCGCGCCGAGGCCGCGCAGTCCGGTCAGCGCGAGCGCGTAAAGACTGCCGCTGAACAGCAGCAGACCGACGACCATCAGCCAGCCGGCCACGCGCAGCGCACGGCTGTCCGGTCGATGCAGCGTCAGCACGCCGATCAGACCCAGCGCAAGCGCATGCCAGAAATGGTATTGCACGGCGGTTTGCCACACGACGAGCAGATCGGGCGTCAACCTCGCCTTCAGCGCATGCGCGCCGAAGGCGCCGGTCATCACGGCCAGTGCACCGGCCAGCGCGGCCAGCGTCAGCGTGCGCCGCGCAGCGGGGTTCAAGTCGGGTTGCGTATACATATATGCGGTGTGGGTGGATAAAGCGCCTTTCGGCGAGCGCACGGACGAAACAGCTCAGCGCGTCTTGCGGAACACCACCACATGCTGCCACGGCAGACCGGTTTCGGTACGCACCCATTCCAGCGCGTGGGCGGCTGCCTCGCGCCGGATCTGCGCCTCGCTCATCTTGTGCAGCGGCTTGATCGGCACGGCAGGGTCTTCCGCCTTGTACTCGACGAACACCACTTCGCCGCCCGGCTTGAGTGCCTGCAGCACGCTGGCCAGCACCTCATACGGGTAGGTCAGCTCATGGTAAACGTCCACCATCACTGCCAGATCGACCGACTGCGGCGGCAGATTGACGTCGGTTTCGCTGCCCAGACGCGGTTCGATGTTCTTCAGCCCGTTGCGCCTGACCAGCCGATCGAGCACCTCGATCATCTGCGGCTGCACGTCCACCGCCAGCACCTTGCCGCCGGGCGCCACGAGCCCGGCGATGCGCCGCGACAGGTAGCCGGTACCGGCGCCGATGTCCGCCACCACCATGCCCGGCTTCAGCGCCAGCGCCATCAGCAGCAGATCGGTGCGCTCTTCCTGCGCCCGCTCGCTGCGCTCCAGCCAGCCCGCACCCTGCCAACCCATCACCGCCGAAATCTCGCGCCCCATATACACCTTGCCAATGCCGTCACGGCTCGGCGAACGCTCGACATAGCGTTCCGATTGCGCCGCGACGGGCGCCGCCGCAGCGCCGATCAGCAACGCACAGGTGAAGAACAGGGCAGGAAGACGGGTCATGGCACTCGCACCGATGGATGAACGCGTTCTGCTGAGTGAAAACCGCGGCAGAAGTTCGATGCGTGGGCACATGTACGTAGTCGGAACCGCGTCGTGTGGGAGCGGCGGCTTGTGGGGGTGCTGGCTTGTGGGAGCGGCGGCTTGTGGGAGCGGCGGCTTGTGGGAGCGGCGGCTTGTGGGAGCGGCGGCCTCGCCGCGATCGTGCCGCGACCATCGTTGTACAGAGTGCGTATCGCGGCGAGGCCGCCGCTCCCACAGGGGTCGCGCGCACAGGCCGCCGCTCAGCAGGAGAGCCGGGTGCAAGGCGACGTGGTTCGCTGACGCGCAGCTGCAGCACGATGGCTGGGCTTTATAGACTGTCGACGCCCTTTACACTGATCGGGTGCCCCGGTCGGCCTGTCCCGCGCAGCGCCCCGCGCGGCAAGGCATTGCCCGGCATGGCCTTTAATGGCACGTTGAATGCTTGGGCTCGTCCAGTCGCCTCAACCCGGAGCCCACCCATGCCCATCCGCCACCTGCTCGCCGCCACCGCCGCGGCCTTTGCGCTAACCGCTGCCCCCGTTCAGGCCGAACTGCTGTCCGGCGATACCGGGCCGGTCGAGGAACCGACCCTGATCTACATCGGCATGGACAGTTTCAATTTCGAATTCGAATGGAGCGTCAATACATCTGACCGCGCCTATCTGTACGGTCGCGGAAACGACATTGCAGTGGCGCCCGGTGTGACGACGGTCGAACAGATCGGTGATGCCTCGCTGCTGGATTTCACGACCACCTTCGTCGGTCCGCTGTGCGACGCCGCGTGTGCGGCCAACGGTGTTGGCGACTTCATCGTGCTGCGGCGCGACGGCTCGTATGGCGCGTTCCGTATCGACGACATCATCTACAACGGCGGCGACCCCACCCTCGGCACGCTGAGCGGTACCTGGTGGATACAGCTCGACGGCACGTCGCAGTTCGCGCCGCCCGTTCCCGAGCCTGGAAGCTGGGCCATGCTGCTGGGCGGCATCGCGCTGATAGGTGCCGCCGTCCGCCGCCGGGCGTCCTGAAGCCATACATCCCGACCGACCACCCGGCGCAAAGAGACCACGGCGAGCCCTCAAGCGCAGGGATGTGGGAGCGACGGCCCCGTCGCGATCAGTGCCGTGACCATCGTTGTGCAGAGGGCACAGCTCAAACCATGCGTTCGGGCCTCACCCAGTCATCGAACTGTTCGGCGCTGACTGCGCCGAGCGCCAGCGCCGCTTCGCGCAGGCTCAGTCCGTTCGCGTGAGCGTGGTGTGCCACCGCGGCGGCACGGTCGTAGCCGATGTGCGGGCTGAGCGCGGTCACCA
The sequence above is a segment of the Methyloversatilis sp. RAC08 genome. Coding sequences within it:
- a CDS encoding ATP-binding protein, giving the protein MLALSVHSVLQSRTQHELEAESMTQNVAIALEQTLSNSIGKIEFALRVVADELERDLADGRIDVPQMNRMLERHADRLPELESFRVADAEGVVILGRGVSDTVRASWSDRDYFAWHREQAGDAIRVTNPILGRVAQKYIVAFTLRYNHPDGRFAGVIAAPITVDHFSEVLGRYDLGTYGTLILRDAELGLIARQPPIPDKPAGQIGNRGVSPEMMKLYSEGARVTTYYTPVGADGYERIVTLRRMESVPMVVVAATASDDYLASWDDEVRVAFGLAGGFALLSALLGGGLLRKIGDAERSGRALAERKAQLQTLIEVVPDSIRFKDANDRWLMANSVCLRNFGLGADDWQGCTDAELIARHPELAHRLAVVRAYEDAAWAAAGPSRTEEHGVDADGRPTWHEVIRVPLFDDAQQRRAMVEVGRDISERKRSEIELEQHRRNLEDLVAQRTAELIDTEARAMHIVQSSAAGLFGVDTQGIITFVNPATCSMLGYPADRLIGTSGHALFHHSRPDGSPYPLGECPSHSALVSGSKLRVDDEVYWHADGHAIPVMYEVHPVVQRGDITGAVISFVDMSAQHAAARAGERALAAAEQLARMRSEFIANMSHEIRTPLNGVLGFAEIGLRNHRNIDKSREAFEKIQASGIRLLGVIEDVLDFSKIEAGKLVMEQVSVDLHEVIEHAVDLVQVLAQAKGLELRVERAADLPDTCLGDPIRIGQVLFNLLSNAVKYTERGCVVLSASLQDGQLAFAVTDTGIGMTAPQLEQLFNPFQQGDGSTTRRFGGSGLGLAISKRMAELMRGRIDVRSAPGVGTTAEFRLPYVPLVRASTGQAE
- a CDS encoding DUF423 domain-containing protein encodes the protein MNPAARRTLTLAALAGALAVMTGAFGAHALKARLTPDLLVVWQTAVQYHFWHALALGLIGVLTLHRPDSRALRVAGWLMVVGLLLFSGSLYALALTGLRGLGAVTPLGGLAFIAGWLVLAWAAWRR
- a CDS encoding class I SAM-dependent methyltransferase, whose amino-acid sequence is MTRLPALFFTCALLIGAAAAPVAAQSERYVERSPSRDGIGKVYMGREISAVMGWQGAGWLERSERAQEERTDLLLMALALKPGMVVADIGAGTGYLSRRIAGLVAPGGKVLAVDVQPQMIEVLDRLVRRNGLKNIEPRLGSETDVNLPPQSVDLAVMVDVYHELTYPYEVLASVLQALKPGGEVVFVEYKAEDPAVPIKPLHKMSEAQIRREAAAHALEWVRTETGLPWQHVVVFRKTR
- a CDS encoding PEPxxWA-CTERM sorting domain-containing protein, which translates into the protein MPIRHLLAATAAAFALTAAPVQAELLSGDTGPVEEPTLIYIGMDSFNFEFEWSVNTSDRAYLYGRGNDIAVAPGVTTVEQIGDASLLDFTTTFVGPLCDAACAANGVGDFIVLRRDGSYGAFRIDDIIYNGGDPTLGTLSGTWWIQLDGTSQFAPPVPEPGSWAMLLGGIALIGAAVRRRAS